In Solanum pennellii chromosome 3, SPENNV200, a single window of DNA contains:
- the LOC107015267 gene encoding dihydropyrimidine dehydrogenase (NADP(+)), chloroplastic, with the protein MASLGLAQRIRIGLDGNSGVENPVMGRAGRLNFGRKRVGFRIMASEGQSVEPDLSVTVNGLKMPNPFVIGSGPPGTNYTVMKRAFDEGWGGVIAKTVSLEADKVKNVTPRYAKLRADANGSAKGQIIGWQNIELISDRPLETMLKEFKQLKEEYPDRILIASIMEEYNKAAWEELIYRCEETGIDAFEINFSCPHGMPERRMGAAVGQDCDLLEEVCGWINAVATVPVWAKMTPNITDITKPARVALNQGCEGVSAINTIMSVMGINLDTLRPEPCVEGYSTPGGYSSKAVHPIALAKVMNIARMMKSEFGDKDYSLSAIGGVETGGDAAEFILLGADTVQVCTGVMMHGYGLVKTLCSELKDFMRKHNFSSIEDFRGTSLEYFTTHTDLVRRQQEAIRQRKAVKKGLQSDRDWTGDGFVQETESMVSN; encoded by the exons ATGGCGTCTCTTGGATTGGCTCAACGAATCAGAATTGGACTTGATGGGAACTCGGGTGTTGAAAACCCGGTGATGGGTCGGGCTGGTCGGTTAAATTTCGGTAGAAAACGAGTTGGGTTCAGAATTATGGCATCAGAGGGCCAATCAGTGGAGCCCGATCTAAGTGTAACTGTTAACGGGTTGAAAATGCCTAACCCATTTGTTATTGGGTCGGGTCCACCAGGGACCAACTATACAGTGATGAAGAGAGCCTTTGATGAAGGCTGGGGTGGTGTTATCGCCAAAACG GTGTCTTTGGAAGCCGATAAAGTAAAAAATGTGACCCCTAGATATGCTAAACTAAGAGCAGATGCAAATGGTTCTGCCAAAGGACAAATTATTGGGTGGCAGAATATTGAGCTCATTAGTGATCGACCTCTGGAAACAATGCTGAAAGAGTTTAAGCAATTGAAAGAAGAGTATCCAGATAGGATACTAATTGCTTCTATCATGGAAGAATATAACAAAGCTGCTTGGGAGGAACTTATTTACAGATGTGAGGAAACTGGAATT GATGCCTTTGAAATCAACTTCTCGTGTCCCCATGGTATGCCAGAACGTAGAATGGGTGCTGCTGTTGGTCAAGATTGTGATCTCTTggaggaggtttgtggatggatCAATGCTGTAGCCACAGTTCCAGTTTGGGCAAAGATGACCCCTAATATCACCGACATTACCAAG CCGGCTAGGGTGGCTCTTAACCAAGGGTGCGAGGGGGTATCTGCTATAAATACAATCATGAGTGTAATGGGAATCAATCTTGACACCTTGAGGCCCGAGCCTTGTGTTGAGGG CTACTCTACTCCTGGAGGCTACTCATCAAAGGCAGTGCACCCAATTGCCCTTGCAAAAGTAATGAACATTGCACGGATGATGAAGTCAGAATTCGGAGATAAGGACTATTCACTCTCTGCTATTGGGGGAGTTGAGACAGGTGGTGATGCTGCTGAGTTTATTCTTCTCGGAGCAGATACTGTACAG GTTTGTACCGGTGTCATGATGCATGGATATGGTCTTGTGAAAACGTTGTGCTCTGAGCTGAAAGATTTCATGAGAAagcacaacttttcatcaataGAAGATTTCAGAGG AACGTCACTTGAGTACTTCACGACACACACAGATTTGGTGAGAAGGCAGCAAGAAGCAATACGTCAAAGGAAAGCAGTTAAGAAAGGTTTACAATCAGACAGAGACTGGACAGGAGATGGCTTTGTGCAAGAAACTGAAAGCATGGTTTCCAATTAG